TGGTGTAGATACTGTAGGTTGCGCTTCTACCGGTAACACCTCAGCTTCCCTTGCTGCATATGCTGCTAGAGCAGGATTAAGATGTGCTGTATTCTTGCCAGCAGGTAAGGTTGCTCTCGGTAAATTGGCACAAGCTATGTTCCACGGTGCAGAAGTATTCTCAATCAACGGTAACTTTGACGAAGCTTTGGAAGCTATGACCCAACTTGCTCGTGAAAAACACTTATACTTATTGAACTCAATTAACCCATTCAGATTAGAAGGACAAAAAACCATAGGTTATGAGATTGTCCATGATTTAGGATGGGAATCTCCTGACAGAATCGTTCTTCCTGTAGGTAATGCAGGAAACATTTCAGCTATTTGGAAAGGAATCACTGAATTCCACAATGCTGGATTTATGGATGATGTTCCAATGATGACTGGTATTCAAGCTGAAGGGGCTTGTCCTATTGCAAATGCATTCAGAGACAAAACCATGGACATGACTCCTGTTGAAAACCCAGAAACCATTGCTACTGCAATCCGTATCGGTGCTCCTGTAAGTGCAGTAAAAGCATTAAGAGCTATTTACGATTCCAATGGATTGGCTGAAACCGTAACTGATGAAGAAATCCTTGACGCTCAAAAATTGCTTGCAAGAACTGAAGGTGTTGGAGTTGAACCAGCTTCTGCAGCATCCATTGCAGGTCTTAAGAAATTAGTTGAACAAGGAGATATTGACAAGGGAGAAAGAGTTGTTTGTGTTGTAACTGGACACTTGCTTAAAGATCCTAACACTGCAATTGACGCTTGTGTGGAACCTGTCCAAGTGGACGCAGACATTGATAAAATCAAG
This uncultured Methanobrevibacter sp. DNA region includes the following protein-coding sequences:
- the thrC gene encoding threonine synthase, whose protein sequence is MIRCVSCGEEYEDDEVIYNCKKCGSVLEVEVEVDVPKSTFEGRRDNLWKYKECLPVDASKRVSLDEGGTPFCRCEKLGKELGIDLYVKVEGSNPTGSFKDRGMTIGMTKAMMLGVDTVGCASTGNTSASLAAYAARAGLRCAVFLPAGKVALGKLAQAMFHGAEVFSINGNFDEALEAMTQLAREKHLYLLNSINPFRLEGQKTIGYEIVHDLGWESPDRIVLPVGNAGNISAIWKGITEFHNAGFMDDVPMMTGIQAEGACPIANAFRDKTMDMTPVENPETIATAIRIGAPVSAVKALRAIYDSNGLAETVTDEEILDAQKLLARTEGVGVEPASAASIAGLKKLVEQGDIDKGERVVCVVTGHLLKDPNTAIDACVEPVQVDADIDKIKEILLNK